The genomic interval CGGTACCGGGCCATGCGCGTGCTGCACCGCAACGCGGCGTGGATCGGCCGCATCCCCGCGTCGCTCTTCCCCGGTGGCGAGCAGAAGAGCCGGCTCGCCCGGCTGCAGCGGCTCGCCACCGCGGGCCGCGAGCCCGCGGCCGAGGGCCGCCGGTACGCCTCGATGATCGAGCTGTTCGGCCCCCCGTCGCTCGGCCTGCTGCTGCCCGACGCCGGGCCGCGTGGCCGCCGCCACGACGACGTCGACGACCCGCTTCCGCTGGCGCTCAGCTCCCCGGGCCTGCCCGGCTGGCCGGCCGGCGAGGCCGAGGGCCACGACCAGCCCGTCCACTCCGCGATGCGTTGGGACTTCCAGTACTACCTCCCGCACGAGGTGCTCCGGAAGGTGGACCGCGCCTCCATGGCCGTGGCGTTGGAGGTCCGCTGCCCGCTGCTGGACCGCGCCGTCTCGGACCTCGCCGGCCACGTTCCGCCGCACCTGCTGATGCCGCGGAACCGGCCCAAGGGCCTGCTCCGCCGGCTCGCGGCCGAGCACCTCCCCGCCGCGATCGTGAAGCGACGCAAGCAGGGCTTCGCCGTGCCGATCGGGCACTGGATGCGCGGCGAGCTGAAGGACGCGCTGGCCGACCACCTCGCCTCCCCGGGGCTCGCGGCCCTCGGCATCGACACCGCCGTCGCCCGCACCTTCTTCGACGAGCACCAGGCGGAGCTGGCCGATCACACCCACCGTCTCTTCGCCCTGCTGCAGCTCTCGATCTTCGCGGAGCAGCGCGGGGCGGGTTGAACGGCGGCCGGCGGGGCTCGGAGTCGCCCCGCCGCCGCGCCATAGGGTGGGCCGCCATGACCACCCGCTTCCTCCCCAAGCTCCTGGCGTTCGCCCTGGCCCTCGCCGCGGCGGGCCCCGCCGCGGCCCAGCCCGCCGAGGCCGGGCGGCTCACGGTCGCTACCTACAACATCGAGAACGCCTTCGACGTCTTCGACGATCCGTACTCCGGCGACGAGGGGACGGCGGTGAAGAGCCGGCACGAGCTCCGGGCGATCGCTTCCGCGGTGGCCGCGAGCAACGCCGACCTGGTCTTCTTCCAGGAGGTCGAGAACGCGGAGCTTCTCGCGGCGATGGCCGCCGAGTTCCTCCCCGACGCCGGCTACACGACCTGCCTGGTCACGCCGACCAACGACGGGCGGGGGATCCACCTCGGGCTCCTGTCGCGGCTGCCGGTCGTCTCGGTCACCAGCCACCGCTGGGCGTCCTTCCCCGGTCCCGGGGGCGGGGAAGAGCGGCTCCACTTCAGCCGCGACGCCCAGGAGGTCGTCCTGGACCTGCCCGACGGCTCGCCGCTGCGCGTGTTCAACGTCCACCTCAAGAGCAACCGCGACCGCGAGGGCGACGAGCGGTCGATGCGGAAGCGCACCGCCGAGGCTCTGAAGGTGAAGCGGCTCGCCGCCGAGCGGCTGGCCGCCGATCCGGGCGCGCTCTACCTCGCCGTCGGCGACTTCAACAGCGATTACACCGTGGCCGAGGGCCAGGCGGGCCCCTGGCCGGCCATGGCCGCCCTCCGCCGCGCGGAGCCCGATGGCTCCCGCGTCCTCCTCGACGTGCACGAGGGCCTGCCCCGCGAGCAGCGGGAGACCCTCCCCGGCGGCGGTTTCTATCCGCCGGCGACCTTCGACTACATCCTCGCCTCCCCCGCCATGGCCCGCCGCCTTGTGCCGGGTTCCGCCGGCGTCATCCGGCGCGGCGACCTCGTCGCCGGCTCGGACCACCTCCCGGTCATCGCGACCTTCCGCACGGATTGAGCCGCCGCCCGGGCGGGCGCGGCCGCGCGCGGCTTCAAGGCCGAAACCACGCCCGGCGTGGCCCATCGAGCCACGTTCCCCGCGCGGAGGGCGATCGGAACCTCCGGCTCCGGAGACGCTTGGGCGCGTTTTCGGCGCCGCCCGCACCCGCGGCTCCCGCGTCTCCTAAACCCCCGGGTCCCCGCGGGACGCGGTGTGGTGCCGCGTGCCGCGAGCGGCCTCCCCCGGGAGTTTCCGGGTCCTGCTCCCCGAGACCAACGATGCCGATCGACGCCTTGACCACCCTGGCCGCCGTGGGCCAGCTGCACAACATGGAGAACTTCTTCTCCTACACGCCGGGTCAGCACTTCGCGATCTCGCAGATCCTCACCTTCGGCTACGGCTGCTTCCTCGCGTCGCTGATCTACTTCCTGCTCACGCTGACGAGCATCCCGCCGCGCTACCGGCTCGCCGGGATCCTCTCCTGCTGCGTCGCCGCGACGGCCGGCTTCATCCTGTACCACGAGACGCGGTACTGGCAGCAGACCTTCGTCTACGACTCGCTCTCGGGCCTCTTCGTGCGGAGGCCCGACCAGATGTACTCCAACGGCTACCGCTACGTGAACTGGGCGATCACGGTGCCGCTGCTGCTCATGACCCTGATGGTGGTGATCCCGCTCGCGCACGCGGCGAAGCGGCAGAAAGCCGCCCGGCGCCTGGTGATCTTCGGGGTCTCGATGGTCTTCTGCTCGTGGGTCGGCGGCTTCTTCG from Phycisphaera mikurensis NBRC 102666 carries:
- a CDS encoding bacteriorhodopsin; translation: MPIDALTTLAAVGQLHNMENFFSYTPGQHFAISQILTFGYGCFLASLIYFLLTLTSIPPRYRLAGILSCCVAATAGFILYHETRYWQQTFVYDSLSGLFVRRPDQMYSNGYRYVNWAITVPLLLMTLMVVIPLAHAAKRQKAARRLVIFGVSMVFCSWVGGFFEADGHTEGGNLLGFWFSYLLGWVFYVLLLMQVFAVIGEGQKHVSAEAGKLLRCLLGLFLVSWTIYAFVLLQPLFWWSPTSVVVRQALFTIADVSSKAVYGILMGRLAVRVADGSSGLPNAYRSLAKSREQTHASGGSDVGVPAVETRNEAPA
- a CDS encoding endonuclease/exonuclease/phosphatase family protein: MTTRFLPKLLAFALALAAAGPAAAQPAEAGRLTVATYNIENAFDVFDDPYSGDEGTAVKSRHELRAIASAVAASNADLVFFQEVENAELLAAMAAEFLPDAGYTTCLVTPTNDGRGIHLGLLSRLPVVSVTSHRWASFPGPGGGEERLHFSRDAQEVVLDLPDGSPLRVFNVHLKSNRDREGDERSMRKRTAEALKVKRLAAERLAADPGALYLAVGDFNSDYTVAEGQAGPWPAMAALRRAEPDGSRVLLDVHEGLPREQRETLPGGGFYPPATFDYILASPAMARRLVPGSAGVIRRGDLVAGSDHLPVIATFRTD